The following coding sequences are from one Microtus ochrogaster isolate Prairie Vole_2 chromosome 14 unlocalized genomic scaffold, MicOch1.0 chr14_random_1, whole genome shotgun sequence window:
- the Fjx1 gene encoding four-jointed box protein 1, producing MGRRMRSAAAAAGLWLLALGSLLMLWGGLLPPRTELPASWPPEDRLPRHPTLSGGPAPEPRFPLPPPLAWDARGGSLKTFRALLTLAAGADNLPGRHPDDHGRHVPAGLPEPTERTAVHGGIFWSRGLEEQVPRGFSEAQAAAWLEVARGARVVALDRGGCGRSSNRLAHFADGTRACVRYGINPEQIQGEALSYYLARLLGLQRHVPPLALARVEARGAQWVQVQEELRAAHWTEGSVVSLTRWLPNLTDVVVPEPWRSEDGRLRPLRDAGGELTNLSQAELVDLVQWTDLILFDYLTANFDRLVSNLFSLQWDPRVMHRATSNLHRGPGGALVFLDNEAGLVHGYRVAGMWDKYNEPLLQSVCVFRERTARRVLELHRGQDAAARLLRLYTRHEPRFPELAELADPHAQLLQRRLDFLAKHILHCKAKYGRRPGDLMALREREGVGYE from the coding sequence ATGGGGCGGAGGATGCGgagcgccgccgccgccgcggggCTCTGGCTGCTGGCGTTGGGCTCGCTGCTGATGCTGTGGGGAGGGCTCCTGCCACCACGGACCGAGCTGCCAGCCTCCTGGCCGCCCGAAGATCGACTCCCCAGGCATCCGACCCTGAGTGGCGGCCCCGCGCCCGAGCCGCGCTTCCCTCTGCCCCCGCCCCTAGCGTGGGACGCCCGTGGCGGCTCCCTGAAAACTTTCCGGGCGCTGCTCACCCTGGCGGCCGGCGCAGATAACCTGCCTGGGAGGCACCCGGACGATCACGGGCGGCACGTGCCAGCCGGGCTGCCCGAGCCCACGGAGCGCACGGCGGTACACGGGGGCATCTTCTGGAGCCGCGGCCTGGAGGAGCAGGTGCCCCGGGGCTTTTCCGAAGCCCAGGCGGCAGCGTGGCTGGAGGTGGCGCGGGGTGCTCGGGTAGTGGCCCTGGATCGCGGAGGCTGCGGACGCAGTTCCAACCGCCTAGCCCACTTTGCCGACGGCACCCGTGCCTGTGTACGCTATGGCATCAACCCGGAGCAGATCCAGGGTGAGGCCCTGTCCTACTACCTTGCGCGCCTGCTGGGCCTCCAGCGCCACGTGCCGCCGCTGGCGCTGGCTCGGGTGGAGGCTCGGGGCGCTCAGTGGGTGCAGGTGCAGGAGGAGCTGCGCGCCGCGCACTGGACCGAGGGCAGCGTGGTGAGCCTGACGCGCTGGCTGCCCAACCTCACCGACGTGGTGGTTCCCGAGCCTTGGCGATCAGAAGACGGCCGTCTGCGGCCCCTGCGCGACGCCGGGGGCGAACTGACCAACCTTAGCCAGGCAGAGCTGGTGGACTTGGTACAATGGACCGATCTGATCCTCTTCGATTATCTGACGGCCAACTTCGACCGGCTCGTAAGCAACCTCTTCAGTTTGCAGTGGGACCCACGCGTTATGCACCGCGCTACGAGCAACCTGCACCGAGGACCGGGAGGGGCGTTGGTCTTTCTGGACAATGAGGCGGGTTTGGTACACGGTTACCGGGTGGCCGGCATGTGGGACAAGTATAACGAGCCGCTGTTACAGTCAGTGTGTGTGTTCCGAGAGCGGACTGCTAGGCGGGTCTTGGAGCTGCACCGGGGTCAAGACGCCGCGGCCCGGCTGCTGCGCCTCTACACTCGCCACGAACCACGTTTCCCAGAGCTGGCCGAGCTCGCAGACCCCCATGCTCAGCTGCTACAGCGCCGCCTTGACTTCCTAGCCAAGCACATTTTGCACTGCAAGGCCAAGTACGGCCGCCGGCCCGGGGACTTAATGGCACTCCgagaaagagagggagtgggTTATGAATGA